Proteins from one Acanthopagrus latus isolate v.2019 chromosome 18, fAcaLat1.1, whole genome shotgun sequence genomic window:
- the LOC119007537 gene encoding charged multivesicular body protein 1b-1-like, translating into MSNMEKHLFNLKFAAKELHRNSKKCDKEEKAEKTKVKQAVQKGNMEAARIHAENAIRQKHQSINFLRMSARVDAVASRVQTAVTMNQVSKSMSGVVKSMDATLKSMNLEKISALMDKFENQFETLDVQTAQMEDTMGSTTTLTTPQNEVDMLLHEMADEAGLDLNLELPPGQSSALASSVASSEQDELSQRLSRLRGQVS; encoded by the exons ATGTCGAATATGGAGA AACACTTGTTCAACCTCAAGTTTGCTGCCAAGGAACTACATCGCAACTCcaagaaatgtgacaaagaagaaaaggcagagaagacTAAAGTGAAGCAG GCTGTCCAGAAGGGCAATATGGAGGCAGCCAGGATCCATGCAGAGAATGCCATCCGTCAGAAGCATCAGTCCATTAACTTTTTGAGGATGAGTGCACGTGTGGATGCTGTGGCCTCCAGGGTCCAGACTGCTGTCACCATGAACCAG GTATCTAAATCCATGTCTGGAGTGGTCAAATCTATGGATGCTACACTTAAAAGCATGAACTTGGAAAAG ATCTCTGCATTAATGGACAAGTTTGAAAACCAATTTGAAACTCTTGATGTGCAGACGGCTCAGATGGAAGACACAATGGGCAGCACCACCACTCTGACAACACCTCAG AATGAAGTGGATATGTTGTTGCATGAGATGGCTGATGAAGCAGG GTTGGATCTTAACCTGGAGCTCCCTCCAGGCCAGTCTTCCGCACTGGCTTCATCTGTTGCATCATCAGAGCAG GATGAACTCTCTCAGAGGCTGTCCAGACTGCGAGGCCAGGTCTCctaa